The window CTAGGACTCTATTAACAAAGAGCTTAGAGGACACCAGCCGGGACTAGGGGAGCAGCTGCCCTCACAACAGTGACTGGGTTAGAAACAGGGTTAGGCATGTGGGAGTCTACTTCTCAGTACCCAGTGCCAAAGAGAGAGGGCCCCCTCCACCCCTGTAGCTCCTGGGCCCCACGTTACCTAACTGGACATTCCTGGCTTCATAGCAGTTGTCACACACCCTCACGGGCGCAGGGCCCCAGCCACGCTCGGGCACTGGCCGGGTCTTGGATGAACAGCTGTCACAGAAGCCCTCCCCGCAGGCCCGGCAGTGATGCTTGGTGTCGTTATCTTTAAAGGATGTAGCGCATTTGTTACAGCTCTGTTCCAAGCGcaaaacagagaggcagatatTATTCGTTTCTACCAGCTGGGAAAGCCAGCGAGACCCAAGGGGAGGACCACAGGACCACGGCAAATGGCAAGACCCCGACAGCAAGAACGGAGAGAAGCTGAGGCCTCAGTCACGTAGGATGCACCCGCTCCAGCACAGCTGCGACTACCATTTTCTTCCGAGATCTGCCTGGATCTATCTGGCTGAGTCACAGCGTCCTCAGAAAGGACTCTGCTAAGTCTAGCATAGacttagagaattttttttttcccacggCTTCTCAAAAGAGCCCTTGGGAAGTTGGTGAGGTGGGAGCTTCCTGTCACAAAGTGTGTGGGCCAAAGCTGGGTGGCTCCCTTGCTGTGGGTGCTGTAGAGATTTATGCATCAAGCTGCATGACCTCTACGTGTCCCTTTTCCTCCAGATTCTGGGATCTCAGACATCTGACCAATAATAACCAGCCCTTGGAGgcaaagaaactaaaaatctACCAAAAGGAGAATAACTGCAGAGGTGACACCAAGAGAAATCAATACGCAAGAAGACACTGGCTGCCCCCCATGCCTCACCCTTATGCTCTGGGAGCTAATGTGACTGAAAGAGAAACCCCACGCCTCCCTTGCAGAGCAAGTAGGATAGGGCAAGATGGCACCAGCAGAACGGGCCACGCCAGCGCACTGTACCAGGATCTGGGAGTTGGGCCTCCAGTATGCAGGGGCAATCTGGTCTGTCAGCCAGGAAGTCACAGCCTTGGTGGGCCCCAGGCTAAGCTCAGACACCGACTGGGCCATGAAGTTCATCCCATCCAAGAGGCGCTGGGCAGCATTGTTGTTATCTTTCAGAAATCCATCAGtctgaaatgaaaacatgcagGCTCCCATCATGCTCTGAGTGGAGGCAGTAAaggcaaagagggagagggggTCTCAGGTGAGCTGTACACTCATACACTCATCAGTGGCCAACTCAGAACCACAAACTCCCTGGAAGAGAAGAGTGGGAATGGACCAAGAATCCTTCCAGCTTCTAGGCCGTATCACACCCACCCAGTCATAACTGACTTATTCCCTTCAAAGCGACCATAAGACCTGGTGCACAGCTGTTGAATTCAGGCCTCATCTGTCCATAAGTGAGATGGACAATCCAGGAGACTCAAGTAAAGATGGCACCTCCTTTTGGAATTTCCCCAGCTCTCAAAATAATAAcctgcctttttcatttttgtatttttaagttatcagGTTCAATTCTGGGCACATACTCAAAAAGTGTGGGGCAACATAAAGACTGAGAGAACGAACAGAAGGGGGGGCCTGTATCCCCTAATCCCAAAGACCATGAGGAATGTGGCCCAAAAGGGAACTGTGGTATTACTGCCTTCTTGGAAGAGAACTTACCATAGTGACAACAGCATTCACAAGAAAGAACCCAgattcaaaaacaaaagacattagTCAGAAAAGGCATTGTAAGAAAGTTATACTAGTCAAGGCTACAGTAAGTCCCTAGGACAGGATGGCCTGGCCCACAGTGCCAAGAGGGTGGGCTCCAGAAATGAGACCATACCACAGGAACAAATGTTGGTGGGGCTGGAAACTGGAGACAagagcagaagaggaaggaaattcttaGTCTTACGAGAGCTGTAGGTCCCAGGAAAGCTCAAGATGGCTCTTGATGGAATACTGCCAAGTAAGACAAGCCCCTTAAAGAACaatcaccctttttttttttctacaaagagAAAAGGATTGGGGTGTGTTGTGATTTATTGGTAATTCCAAGTATGAACTGTGGTTTGATGCAGGATGAGAGCACCACATCACTGCCTCAAAACAGATCTATTTTTCCAATATCTTGAATTCAAAAGTCAaattagggatctctgggtggcacagcggtttagcgcctgcctttggcccagggcgcaatcctggagaccggggatcgaatcccacgtcgggctcccgttgcatggagcctgcttctctctctgcctatgtctctgcctctctctctctctctctgtgtggctattataaaaaaaaaaaaaagtaaaagtcaaattaaaaaataagggatccctgggtggcgcatcggtttggcacctgcctttggcccagggcgcgatcctggagacccgggatcgaatcccacgtcgggctcccggtgcatggagcctgcttctccctctgcctatgtctctgcccccccccctctgtgtgtgtgtgactatcataaataaataaaaatttaaaaaaaataataataataataagggggacacatgggtggctcagtggttgagcgtctgcctttggctcaggacatgattccaaggtccgggatcaagtctcacatcaggctccctgcagggagcctccttctccctctgcctgtgtctctgcctctcggctgtgtctctcaagagtaaatttaaaaaataataagggtcTATAGTAATCCCACTTTTAGAATATACTGCAAGAAAATTTCCCAGAACAAAGGCTTTCTCACAAAAAGAATGTCACTATAgcattttgatataaaaaaatcataaacagcATGAATGTTcaaagaggaggggatggggaatcaaGCTAGAACATGAGACACAATGTTACAGGGACTACAAATGAGAATCATGAAAAGTGGAAGTAAAATGAAGGTATGAGAAAAAGCAAGAGCACATAAATTAGAACTGCATCTCTacaaatatgcatatgaaaagaagaacatggaaaaaaatattttatttcctaaggCAGTATAACGATAGGTCAACACCATCTAGTTCATTTAAAGTTGTGCTTCCAATAATTAggcaagaagaaatgaaaataagagtcTAGAACAAGAAAGGCCCTCCAGGTCTTGCCTTCCTAAACCaccaatatattaaaattcatggTTAACCTTAATTCTAAACAGGTTCCACTTCTCCACACACACGAGTAACTGAATGATACAAGAAGAAAAACGGAACAGCTCTTACTCCAGGCCACACATGCACGATCTCCGTCCGAACCACCGTATCCACAGGATCCTGGTTCCCAAACCAGTACTGCCGGCTACGGTAGACCACGCCACAGTTAGGACACTCGATCACATACCTAcaaggaaagcaaacagaaaccgTTACCCGGCCAGGTGCCCGCAGACAAACACACCGACAACCCTCGGCTACATCGTCGTCATTTAAACTCACCCAGACCAGGCATATTTTGCGAGACCCATCCAGGGGGAGTCAGTGGAAGCAGATGTCTTGGGCACTACGCTGACCTCCTTGCCTCTCTCATAGCAGGCCTGAAACATGGAGCACTCTGCCAGCTTCTTCTCTGTACACCAGACCCCCTGGCCTCCTCATATCcctctccagccccctccccacaaaCCACACCAGCTGAGGGTTTGCAGACCCTGAGTGCAGCACGTCAGAAGAAGGGTCAATTCTCTAAAAAAGCCAGTGCCCTAAAGAAACATGAACTGAATGAGTACCCATCCCAGGCCCCAAAAACCGAGCTGTAATTTATACCCGCCACTGAAAATCCATTAGACTGGGTTCCTGCAGAGCAGTCCTGGCTCTGGAGAAGAATGAACAGTCAATGTATATGATCGTGGCATACAAGCTCAACAGAATGAAGGGAAGATATGCTGGAAAATCAGTCAATCAACCAAGGGGCCCCAGCAACAGAGGCATGAGTTCCTTTGGTTCGAGCTGGCGAGAAGTTCCAGGGATATTCGATTTCAATAGCAAATACTTCAGGACACAGCAAAGGGTGGCCCCAAGCCAGTGTTTCCCCAAAGCAGAGCAGGATCAGCAAGCCAGCTGCTGGAGCAGGGAGCTCAGAGCACTCACCTTGCAGGTATACACTCTGTTGTCATACTGGTGGGAGTATCTGCAGCGGCTCTTGGCTTCATGAGGGACTCCTTCTTTTCCATGATTCATGCTGTTCTTACATCCAGCCCTGAGTGAATCCCAAAAGCTGACAGTGAAGTGGCTAAAGGAGCCCCTGGCACGTACGCAGAAGAGTGTGACcctgagccagacacagggcCAAAACCAAACCTTGGTTACGAACTGGGCCCCAAATACTTAGCGCAGAGCGCGCCATATGTGTCTCAGAGATCCGCATGCCTCTCTCATACATGACCCACCGGCACTACAAACTTGCGGCCACTATCACCCCTGggtgaggaaaaaggagaaaaggaggaaccTCTTCCTGGAAAAACCACGCGGTCCCACAGCAGGAATGAAGGAACCCGAAGACACCACCTCGACAGAAGATAAAACCTGAATGGCTCTCAGGAAACCCCAAAATCCAAAAGGCATGAAATGGAAGTTTCACCAGAACAGGCTGCCAAGATGTCAAACAAAAATCAACCTCCAAAATTTGGCACCACATTAAGAGGAGGCTTAAGCTGAACAAGAAAACCTTCCAAACGAACAGTGAGCTCTGCCATCCTGACAACGCAAAAACAGAGAGCAGGACTTTAGAATTTCGCTATGATAGAAGGGAAAGTTCTGGAAACCCTGGGGAGGCTGTTAGAATGCAAAAATGATGATCCACCAGAGCCTAAGTCCCTCATGCTGGGCTATGgggtaaataaaaagaaaggtaagTCACACTGGCAACCAACAGCCCTCTTTCTTCCCCAGCCCAAACTGTATATAATCTAAAACCCCAATCCTTTTTACAAATCCAGAGCCAAGGTGGTGCTAGTTTAGTGCCCAGCAGGTAGCTTACATACAGGGTTCAATGCAAAAAAGAACATTtacaggcgcctgggtggctcagcagtggagcatctgcctttggctcagggcgtgatcccgggatcctgggatcgagtcccgcattgggctcctcatggggagtctgcttctccctctgcctcagagacacaggcagagggagaagcagactccatgcagggagcccgacgcgggactcgatcccggaactctgggatcatgccccgagccaaaggcagatgctcaaccactaagccacccaggcatcccgaataaataaaatcttaaaaaaacattcacAACAAAAGGCTCAGGTCTCCTCTGGGTGGATAAGTGTGGGGAATGTGGAGCAGTAGTCCTGATGGAAGAAAAGACAATTCAATGGTGAAGCGGCCAGAGGAGTAGGGACGTGTCTACAGGACCCAGAGACTGCAATCTCACCGACCAACACACTGCATTTAAATCCCCCGAGCTCCAACAGACAAGTCACCAGACTGTGATGTAAAAGCCATCAATAGCTCAGATTAATCCAGTGGTCCTCAAAGTGTGGCCCCAATGAGCAACATCAGCATTACTTGGGAACTTaccagaaatgcaaattctcaagccccacatcagatcAACTGAATCAGAAAccgtggcggggcggggggggggggggggcggggatgttAAGGCTCAACAATATGTTTTAACACGCGCCCTTCAGGTTTTTCTGCCATGTGCTAAAAAGTGAGAATCCCTGCTCTAAGGCCCCTGTAACAGTGTGGTCAACAGACCGGCAGCACAGGCATCACTCGGGAGCTTGGCAGAAACGCACAAtctcacccagacctgctgattcagaatttgcattttaacaaaatcccgAGGTGGTGCGTATACAGACTGGAGTTTGAGAAGCACCGCCCTAACTCAATGTTCTcaacacattagaatcacctgaggacCCTTGTAACTGTCCCAACGCGAAGGCCCCACCCAGTTCTGTTAAGTGAGCATccctgcaggtgaggcccaggccctGATCATTGGGAAAGCTCCCTGGATAACGCGAATGTGCTCTAAGAGTCAGTCCTCACAGGGAAAGGACTCAACCAGGACTTGGTACCCCACCGCACAGCTAGCAAAGGTTAGTTAAGCAAGTGTAATGAATACAGTGAAAACCCTTGGGAGGAGAAATGTAGAAAAGCAAAGCAACCTAAAATTTTTTTGTAGTAAAAACTGCCTGAACCCGAAGCCAGACAATTTCACACTTAAACCAGGTCAGAATCTTCAGAGGATTCTTCATAACCACGTATCCTAGAATCCCTTGCAccctcaaagtgtggtccccccGACTACCAGGACCACCTGGGAACTTAGTCAAAATACACCTCCTCGCACCCCAGCCCATCCTTAATTTAGACTCTGCAATTTAACCAGACCCTAGGGGATCTGCACGCATGCCAAGGTCTGCACACCGACCCGCTCTTCCTGAGCCGGCTGGCCTCACTTACCCACAGCTGAGACACAAGGAGGAGCAGGTGAAGTATTCATCTGGAAAAAAGGAGCTATGTGCCATCTGGTCATCGGGGATCTCGCCGCTGAAGCGGTCACTCAGGGCCTGCCAGAGGAGGGAGGGTGACACATGAAGGCACTTGGCAGAGAGCCCTCTGCTTTGGCCCTCCAGCTATCTGCCATTCCCCTGGTTGTTGGCTTCTTTCTTACAGGCTCCACAGCTGGGAGGGGCCACCCCATGACCTCTGCTCCTTACCCCCGACCTTCTTGGCCCAACCCGCACCCATCCTCACCACAGGAAACCTCTGGAAGAACCAGCCCACTGCCCAAGAAGTCAGAGGGAAGCTGGCAGTGTGCTCTCCTTATTACCTGGGAGATTATAAACACCTCACACACTCAGTCTTTCATGCAAAACCACCCACAGACATGGACTAATGCCCATTTCATCCTTTGAAGCTGGAACCAAGAAGCGGAGACCCTAGAAGAGGCCTTGTCaataagtcagagagaggcagagccgaGTGGTGAGCTGGGAGTTCCCTGGACTTCTATCCCAGGTCTAACCACAGGCGCTCTTCTGGAGTTTACTAGGCCACAGAACTAGcttgatggaggaaaaaaagccattagccaaaaaacaaggaagaattATTGTAGTGTTTGGCAGCCTCTTATCAACTACAGTAACCGAAAAGACAGCAAACAGCCACAATCGATGCCAAGAAGATAAAGTATTCACAAAGCAAACTGAAAATTTTATGTTGAAAGGCAGCTTCCATTTCTAGTCCTGTTTTCACGCACTACTATATACACCAAAAGTATCTTTCTTCCCACCAGGCCCTCACTCATATGCAGTATTCAGTGGGGAAAAGTTATATTAATTAAACAGAAACAGGCTTTTTGggctttaaaaatgattatagggatccctgggtggcgcagcggtttggcgcctgcctttggcccagggcgtgatcctggagacctgggatcgaatcccacgtcgggctcccggcatggagcctgcttctccctctgcctgtgtctctgcccctctctctctctctctgtgtgactatcataaataaataaaaattttaaaaaaataaaaaaaataataaaaatgattatatacaTGCAGTCCCAAGCTTCAATCTCCCACTCCGAGGCAACCACACACTATtcagggggaagaaaaggaaaactaactggtctaaaaacaaaaagacaagatgTTACTTCCTGTAGTAAAAAGGCAGAAGTAAATTTAAGATGAGACTTGGGAAAAGGGCAGATTCGGTGTTAAACCTAGGTTCTCCAGCTCCGAAGGCAATTTCACTTAATGAGAACTCACTCGTTAAAGATCTGTTACCTTTTCTCAATGAAATCTTAACACCTCGAGCTGCAAACTCAAGTGTTTACAAAGGCATGTGATGTCAGTGCTGAGTGAGGTCAGGTGTAAGACAGGAGTGGCAGCAAGGAGTGTGTCAAAGTGAGGGTGCATGACTCACCCAGGCGCATTCACACTCAGCTACTGCATGGATGATACTCGGGTCCATTAAACACCATCTGCCAGCTGGGGCCAAGCAGGTGGCAATCCTTGGCTCAGACCAACAAGAAAGGTCTGACAGATAATACACCTAAGTCCTGTCCTCTTGGGGGTATTTTGTGAGGAGTAACTTTGGGAAAACCCTGAACTTTGAGAGGATAGGAATGAATATACgtacaaatattaataaacaaGAATCCAAAGCAGAGTCACTCACTGGCCTTCACTGCTcccctctgtcctttttttttcttttttttttttcttttttttaagatttatttgagagagagcaagagagagggcatgtgtgtgcatgcacgcttgagggtggggggagagggagagagaaactcaagcagattcaGAGCTGAGCTTGGAGacccttgatctcatgaccctgagatcagacctgagctgaaaccaagagttggaagtattaaccaactatgccacccggACAACCCTGTCCTAATTCTAAGTGACCTATCCTTCCAGGATTTTTTTGGTCTCACCTGTTCCATGAAGCCTTCCCTACCACTCTAGACATAACACACTGCCTGCTCTGAACACCTGTTGTATTCAATACCTGAAGTACATATTCAGTCATTAGATGATGATGATGCAAAATTATGGCCCAGTTGTATGGATATTACCTCCCAGATAAGATCATACATGCTGCAAAAATAGTTTC of the Canis lupus baileyi chromosome 9, mCanLup2.hap1, whole genome shotgun sequence genome contains:
- the ZFYVE1 gene encoding zinc finger FYVE domain-containing protein 1 isoform X3, translated to MPNLALSDRFSGEIPDDQMAHSSFFPDEYFTCSSLCLSCGAGCKNSMNHGKEGVPHEAKSRCRYSHQYDNRVYTCKACYERGKEVSVVPKTSASTDSPWMGLAKYAWSGYVIECPNCGVVYRSRQYWFGNQDPVDTVVRTEIVHVWPGTDGFLKDNNNAAQRLLDGMNFMAQSVSELSLGPTKAVTSWLTDQIAPAYWRPNSQILSCNKCATSFKDNDTKHHCRACGEGFCDSCSSKTRPVPERGWGPAPVRVCDNCYEARNVQLDVTEAQADDEGGTLIARKVGEAVQSTLGAVVTAIDIPLGLVKDAARPAYWVPDHEILHCHNCRKEFSIKLSKHHCRACGQGFCDECSHDRRAVPSRGWDHPVRVCFNCNKKPGDL
- the ZFYVE1 gene encoding zinc finger FYVE domain-containing protein 1 isoform X2 → MGISLHVVPCRALRSLLPFFWRNFREALSDRFSGEIPDDQMAHSSFFPDEYFTCSSLCLSCGAGCKNSMNHGKEGVPHEAKSRCRYSHQYDNRVYTCKACYERGKEVSVVPKTSASTDSPWMGLAKYAWSGYVIECPNCGVVYRSRQYWFGNQDPVDTVVRTEIVHVWPGTDGFLKDNNNAAQRLLDGMNFMAQSVSELSLGPTKAVTSWLTDQIAPAYWRPNSQILSCNKCATSFKDNDTKHHCRACGEGFCDSCSSKTRPVPERGWGPAPVRVCDNCYEARNVQLDVTEAQADDEGGTLIARKVGEAVQSTLGAVVTAIDIPLGLVKDAARPAYWVPDHEILHCHNCRKEFSIKLSKHHCRACGQGFCDECSHDRRAVPSRGWDHPVRVCFNCNKKPGDL
- the ZFYVE1 gene encoding zinc finger FYVE domain-containing protein 1 isoform X4, which translates into the protein MAHSSFFPDEYFTCSSLCLSCGAGCKNSMNHGKEGVPHEAKSRCRYSHQYDNRVYTCKACYERGKEVSVVPKTSASTDSPWMGLAKYAWSGYVIECPNCGVVYRSRQYWFGNQDPVDTVVRTEIVHVWPGTDGFLKDNNNAAQRLLDGMNFMAQSVSELSLGPTKAVTSWLTDQIAPAYWRPNSQILSCNKCATSFKDNDTKHHCRACGEGFCDSCSSKTRPVPERGWGPAPVRVCDNCYEARNVQLDVTEAQADDEGGTLIARKVGEAVQSTLGAVVTAIDIPLGLVKDAARPAYWVPDHEILHCHNCRKEFSIKLSKHHCRACGQGFCDECSHDRRAVPSRGWDHPVRVCFNCNKKPGDL